A genomic segment from Bradyrhizobium diazoefficiens USDA 110 encodes:
- a CDS encoding phosphotransferase family protein, with translation MADGVRKDEEFSGTKPVEERHRFDELRLEAWMRDNVEGYEGPLVVLQFKGGQSNPTYRLNTPKRSYVMRRKPFGKLLPSAHAVDREYRVIAALGKQGFPVARAYALCQDDGVIGAAFYIMSMEEGRVFWDPALPSQDADARRKIFTSKIETLAKLHMYDPVAIGLGDFGKPGNYFARQIDRWTKQYRASETQHIPEFEKVAEWLPKTVPEQARVSIVHGDYRLDNMIFHATEPRVQAVLDWELSTLGDPMADFTYLLMQWIMPGLQGVDLKALNIPSLEEAAQIYCNATGMSVPDLNWYFSYNLFRLAGITQGIAGRIRDGTAANAKALESAKRTVPLSQASWEYAQKAGAVWD, from the coding sequence CGAGCTGCGCCTCGAGGCGTGGATGCGCGACAACGTCGAAGGCTATGAGGGACCGCTGGTCGTCCTCCAGTTCAAGGGCGGCCAGTCCAACCCGACCTACCGGCTGAACACGCCGAAGCGCTCCTACGTGATGCGCCGCAAGCCGTTCGGCAAATTGCTGCCGTCGGCGCATGCGGTCGATCGCGAATATCGCGTGATCGCGGCCCTTGGAAAACAGGGCTTTCCGGTCGCGCGCGCCTATGCGCTGTGCCAGGACGACGGCGTCATCGGCGCGGCCTTCTACATCATGTCGATGGAGGAGGGCCGGGTGTTCTGGGATCCGGCGCTGCCGAGCCAGGATGCCGACGCGCGGCGAAAGATCTTCACCAGCAAGATCGAGACGCTGGCGAAACTCCACATGTACGATCCCGTCGCGATCGGCCTTGGCGACTTCGGCAAGCCCGGCAACTATTTCGCGCGCCAGATCGACCGCTGGACCAAGCAATACCGCGCCTCCGAAACCCAGCACATTCCGGAGTTCGAGAAGGTCGCCGAATGGCTGCCCAAGACCGTGCCGGAACAGGCGCGCGTCTCGATCGTGCACGGCGACTACCGGCTCGACAACATGATTTTCCACGCGACGGAACCGCGCGTGCAGGCCGTGCTGGACTGGGAGCTGTCGACGCTCGGCGATCCCATGGCCGACTTCACCTATCTGCTCATGCAGTGGATCATGCCGGGCCTGCAGGGCGTCGATCTCAAGGCGCTGAACATCCCGAGCCTGGAGGAGGCCGCGCAGATCTACTGCAACGCGACCGGGATGAGCGTGCCGGATCTCAACTGGTACTTCTCCTACAATCTGTTCCGTCTCGCCGGCATCACGCAAGGCATTGCGGGGCGCATCCGCGACGGCACCGCCGCCAACGCCAAGGCGCTGGAATCCGCCAAGCGCACCGTGCCGCTGTCGCAGGCGTCATGGGAATACGCGCAGAAGGCAGGCGCCGTGTGGGACTAA